The Anopheles gambiae chromosome 2, idAnoGambNW_F1_1, whole genome shotgun sequence genomic sequence atccgcgtaagtcgagaaccgtgtaactcgggaaAAGACTGTATAATATActggtgggcttatcccgaatGATTTGACAATTCTACTGTAGAAAAGCTATAGACATGGGCTACCACATGGATAGACGGTGGCTTGATGGTGTGGGTAAGTATGTTATTGAATATTGTTGAGCAGCGTGCATTTGAACTGCTTTGTGTTGTCGTAAACTTCTGAATATCGTGTTCTATAACTGTCCTGAACTTAATTTGATGCTAAAAGAAGGTAAAAACTTGACTTCAATCACCGCTCGCAGATGGTGGGTTGTTGTGTCCAAATCCAAAATCCAAAAATCATTGAAAGCCAACTTCATAAGGCCCGGGTCTATGAAAATGTTGCGAgaacatttatttaatatgtttaatatgtttattgattaatccatcgggatcttgaagatcctacATGAATGTACTTGAATTAGTGCTTATAGACTATGTAAGGTACATAAATCGATAGGGAAGAACAGGTGCACAAgaatagaaaatgtattttgaaaataaaattattacgtAAGTTGTTGCCAAATCGTATGgacgaactgtcaaactcatgtTGGGGGTGTAGCCGCAACATGTTTTTAGGGGCGCCACAAATGTGGTCCCTAATTTTTTAAGAAGATACGCAACACGCTTTGCGAACTACGTTTTGGCAGAGTTCGAtttattcgtttttcttttaagcCGCGGAACGGTGAGTTCGGGAGAGACGCGAAAACTACTGTTGTTCGTTCGAGAGTTCTCGGAGAAGAGAGTATGTGTAGCTAGCCACCGGATAATCGAGGCGGTGAAGCGTGCTGTCACTGGTTGTCTCGCTCTAGTTCGCCCGTCGAACATTTTTGGTTGTGGTTCTAGGTGTATGCACCAGATGGAACTCTGGTCGCTACAGGATTCCCCTCCTAGATCGGTGTTATCGGTATCGCAGAGGAATTACTACTCTTCGTTGAGATCTTGTAACACCGGTCGATACGTTTTGATCCTTGCGTAAGATAGGCGGTGGTGGGGCGAAGGTGGTTGCTCTGGCTGGTTGTAGCGACGGCATGGGTGATGTTCGTGTGGCGCGGTTCCGGGCTATCGGCGGTTGGTTTGTTGACGGCAGCTGTATGGTCGAAGGCGACTGTGTGGCCGTTGGCTGCTGATCTGGCAGCGACGACTGGTTGGACGATGGCAGCTGGTCGAGCAACGATGGTCCGGGCATCGGAGTTGTGAGACGCTGGCTCATCGTCGATTGTTGCGTCGACGGTGGTTGGGCCACCGGAGTAGCGTGTCGTTGGCTCGTCAGCAGTTGGTCGGGTGACGGTTGTTGCGGGGCTGACGAGATTATTCCTTCGGTTGTATATGCTGGCTTTAGGCGGTCGACGGACACAAGCGAGGGGTGTCCTTTTAGTAGGATCTGAAAAGACTTTGAATTTCGAGTAAGTACTTGGTATGGGCCGTGATAAGGTGTGGTTAACGCGGGACGGACGGTGTCATtgcgcacaaacacatgcgAGCATTTGTTCAAGTCGGAGTGCACAAACGATGTTCGGTTGGTGTGCCAGGCGGTGTTAGAAGGTCGAATTTTGCTCATCGCTTCCCGGAGTTTCTTGGCAAAGTCGGACTGGT encodes the following:
- the LOC133395066 gene encoding mucin-2-like, with the protein product MVNQSDFAKKLREAMSKIRPSNTAWHTNRTSFVHSDLNKCSHVFVRNDTVRPALTTPYHGPYQVLTRNSKSFQILLKGHPSLVSVDRLKPAYTTEGIISSAPQQPSPDQLLTSQRHATPVAQPPSTQQSTMSQRLTTPMPGPSLLDQLPSSNQSSLPDQQPTATQSPSTIQLPSTNQPPIARNRATRTSPMPSLQPARATTFAPPPPILRKDQNVSTGVTRSQRRVVIPLRYR